In Eupeodes corollae unplaced genomic scaffold, idEupCoro1.1 scaffold_1032, whole genome shotgun sequence, a genomic segment contains:
- the LOC129953614 gene encoding uncharacterized protein LOC129953614 — protein MTTSYHPQANGIVERFHRTLKAAINCNDSTQWVKRVPLILLVLRATLKEDINATPAELVYGTSLRLPADLLVPTLDDHSQCEFIKDLRNTMRQSKPQQTAWHTNQQPFVHKDLKTSTHVFVRNDKIKASIIQPYKGPFRVLQRYEKFFTLSIRNKAIKISVDRPKAAYLESNQDNSPLPSSSSTLVIPEPPPQATTQPYHTFRGRLVQAPVRYR, from the coding sequence ATGACGACTTCATATCACCCGCAAGCCAATGGAATCGTTGAACGATTCCACCGAACGTTGAAGGCGGCAATAAATTGCAACGACTCCACTCAATGGGTAAAACGCGTCCCACTCATACTTCTGGTCCTTCGTGCAACCTTGAAAGAGGATATCAATGCAACGCCGGCAGAACTAGTGTATGGTACATCGCTCAGACTTCCAGCTGATCTACTGGTACCAACACTCGACGATCACTCACAATGTGAGTTCATCAAAGACCTTCGAAACACGATGCGCCAGTCTAAACCCCAGCAGACAGCTTGGCACACAAACCAACAACCCTTTGTGCACAAAGATCTTAAGACATCAACTCACGTTTTTGTCCGCAATGACAAAATCAAAGCTTCCATAATTCAACCATATAAAGGACCATTTAGAGTATTGCAGCGCTACGAGAAGTTTTTCACCCTTTCTATTCGAAATAAGGCCATCAAGATCTCTGTAGACCGCCCTAAGGCAGCATACCTCGAATCCAATCAAGACAACAGCCCTCTACCGTCTTCTTCATCTACATTGGTTATTCCAGAACCGCCACCACAAGCAACTACTCAGCCGTACCACACCTTTAGAGGTCGACTAGTCCAAGCTCCTGTGCGCTATCGTTAG
- the LOC129953615 gene encoding uncharacterized protein LOC129953615: MFPNPYPNTQYEKISQLKDGSILILAKDQTTADKFIQSKALDNICPVDIKLHANLNLSKGIVFAPCLVNVPETEIITELRSQNVTNVYKFTKLVQEKEKQIYIPSGLMIFTFDSFQIPETIEIGWYKTKVSEYVPNPMRCRQCQLLGHTIKWCKRAASCVTCNLPPHDDNNCIRTLCANCSGPQPASAKDCPNETPQKNSETNSDNEQIHTLNNYSRAQTKSNNGKTNINENTQTTASSSSNSINQITSLTNFSPLSHTNFSLNIDDKNDTSQ, from the exons ATGTTTCCAAACCCTTATCCAAA CACTCAATATGAGAAAATTTCTCAACTAAAAGACGGTTCAATTTTGATATTAGCTAAAGATCAAACCACAGCCGACAAATTCATTCAATCGAAAGCTCTGGACAACATATGCCCGGTTGATATTAAACTCCACGCAAACCTTAACCTCTCGAAGGGCATAGTATTTGCGCCTTGCTTGGTTAATGTGCCCGAAACAGAAATTATAACTGAACTTAGGAGTCAAAATGTAACTAACGTGTACAAATTCACAAAACTTgtgcaagaaaaagaaaaacagatttaTATTCCTTCTGGTCTCATGATCTTCACGTTCGACTCGTTTCAAATCCCCGAAACAATTGAAATTGGCTGGTATAAGACAAAAGTTTCCGAATATGTTCCCAATCCGATGCGTTGTCGCCAATGTCAGTTACTCGGTCATACAATTAAATGGTGTAAGCGTGCTGCATCATGTGTAACATGCAACCTCCCACCTCACGATGATAACAACTGTATTCGCACTTTGTGTGCCAATTGTTCCGGGCCTCAACCCGCCTCCGCTAAGGACTGCCCAAA TGAAACTCCTCAAAAGAACTCCGAAACAAACTCTGATAACGAACAAATTCATACTCTTAACAACTACTCAAGAgcacaaacaaaatcaaacaacgGTAAAACTAATATTAATGAAAACACTCAAACAACAGCTTCTTCTAGTTCAAACAGTATTAACCAAATTACTTCTCTTACAAACTTTTCTCCATTATCGCACACAAATTTCTCTTTGAATATAGATGATAAAAATGACACATCTCAATAG